The following proteins are co-located in the Citrobacter freundii ATCC 8090 = MTCC 1658 = NBRC 12681 genome:
- the rhaA gene encoding L-rhamnose isomerase, with amino-acid sequence MTTQLEQAWELAKLRFAAVGIDVEAALRQLDRLPVSMHCWQGDDVAGFENPEGSLTGGIQATGNYPGKARNATELRADLEQALSLIPGPKRLNLHAIYLESDTPVARDQIKPEHFKNWVEWAKANQLGLDFNPSCFSHPLSADGFTLAHADDTIRQFWIDHCKASRRVSAYFGEQLGTPSVMNIWIPDGMKDITVDRLAPRQRLLDALDEVISEKLDPAHHIDAVESKLFGIGAESYTVGSNEFYMGYATSRQTALCLDAGHFHPTEVISDKISAAMLYVPRLLLHVSRPVRWDSDHVVLLDDETQAIASEIVRHNLFDRVHIGLDFFDASINRIAAWVIGTRNMKKALLRALLEPTEQLRQLEASGDYTARLALLEEQKSLPWQAVWEMYCQRHDTPAGSQWLDSVRTYEKEILSKRS; translated from the coding sequence ATGACCACTCAACTTGAACAAGCCTGGGAACTGGCAAAACTGCGTTTTGCCGCGGTAGGCATTGATGTCGAGGCGGCCTTACGCCAGCTCGATCGTCTGCCGGTCTCCATGCACTGCTGGCAGGGCGATGATGTCGCCGGTTTCGAAAATCCGGAAGGTTCGCTCACTGGCGGTATTCAGGCTACCGGTAACTATCCGGGTAAAGCGCGTAACGCCACCGAACTGCGGGCCGATCTGGAGCAGGCGCTGAGCCTGATTCCGGGTCCAAAACGTCTGAATTTGCACGCGATCTATCTGGAATCTGATACGCCGGTTGCCCGCGATCAAATCAAACCTGAGCACTTTAAAAACTGGGTGGAGTGGGCGAAAGCGAATCAGTTAGGACTGGATTTCAACCCATCCTGCTTCTCACACCCGCTGAGCGCCGACGGTTTCACGCTGGCCCACGCCGATGACACCATTCGCCAGTTCTGGATCGATCACTGCAAAGCCAGCCGTCGCGTCTCGGCGTATTTTGGCGAGCAGTTGGGTACGCCATCAGTGATGAACATCTGGATCCCGGATGGCATGAAAGACATCACTGTTGATCGTTTAGCGCCGCGCCAGCGTCTGCTGGACGCGCTGGACGAAGTGATCAGCGAGAAACTCGACCCGGCGCACCATATCGATGCCGTCGAAAGCAAGCTGTTTGGCATCGGTGCGGAAAGCTACACCGTGGGCTCTAACGAGTTCTACATGGGTTACGCCACCAGTCGCCAGACGGCGCTGTGTCTGGATGCGGGTCATTTCCATCCGACCGAAGTGATTTCCGACAAAATCTCCGCCGCCATGCTGTACGTGCCGCGCCTGCTGCTGCATGTCAGCCGTCCAGTGCGTTGGGACAGCGATCACGTGGTGCTGCTGGATGATGAAACGCAGGCGATTGCCAGCGAGATCGTGCGCCACAACCTGTTTGACCGCGTACACATCGGCCTCGACTTCTTCGACGCCTCCATTAACCGCATCGCCGCGTGGGTGATCGGTACCCGCAATATGAAAAAAGCCCTGCTGCGCGCGCTGTTAGAACCGACCGAGCAACTGCGCCAGCTCGAAGCCAGCGGCGACTACACCGCACGCCTGGCCCTGCTGGAAGAGCAAAAATCGCTGCCGTGGCAGGCCGTCTGGGAGATGTATTGCCAGCGTCACGACACGCCAGCGGGCAGCCAGTGGCTGGATAGCGTGCGCACTTATGAAAAAGAGATTTTGAGCAAACGTAGCTAA
- the rhaD gene encoding rhamnulose-1-phosphate aldolase, translated as MQNITTSWFVQGMIKATSDAWLKGWDERNGGNLTLRLDEADIAPFSADFHEKPRYIALSQPMPLLANTPFIVTGSGKFFRNVQLDPAANLGVVKIDSDGAGYHILWGLTHEAVPTSELPAHFLSHCERIKATNGKDRVIMHCHATNLIALTYVLENNTALITRKLWEGSTECLVVFPDGVGILPWMVPGTDEIGQATAEEMQKHSLVLWPFHGVFGSGPTLDEAFGLIDTAEKSAEVLVKIYSMGGIKQTITREELVALGKRFGVTPLASALAL; from the coding sequence ATGCAAAACATTACTACTTCCTGGTTCGTCCAGGGGATGATCAAAGCCACTTCTGATGCGTGGCTGAAAGGCTGGGACGAGCGTAACGGCGGTAACCTGACGCTGCGTCTTGATGAAGCAGATATCGCGCCATTTAGCGCCGATTTCCACGAAAAACCACGCTATATCGCGCTGAGTCAGCCGATGCCGCTGCTGGCGAATACGCCGTTTATCGTCACCGGTTCGGGGAAATTTTTCCGCAACGTCCAGCTCGATCCAGCAGCCAATTTGGGCGTGGTGAAAATCGACAGCGACGGTGCGGGCTACCACATCCTCTGGGGCCTGACTCACGAGGCCGTACCGACCTCTGAACTGCCGGCTCACTTCCTCTCTCACTGCGAACGCATTAAAGCGACGAACGGTAAAGACCGCGTGATCATGCACTGCCATGCCACCAACCTGATTGCTCTGACCTACGTGCTGGAAAACAACACCGCGCTGATTACCCGCAAGCTGTGGGAAGGCAGTACCGAGTGCCTGGTGGTGTTCCCGGATGGCGTTGGCATTCTGCCGTGGATGGTGCCAGGTACAGATGAAATTGGTCAGGCGACCGCCGAGGAAATGCAGAAACACTCGCTGGTACTGTGGCCATTCCACGGCGTGTTCGGCAGTGGACCCACCCTCGACGAAGCGTTCGGTTTGATCGATACCGCAGAGAAATCCGCTGAGGTTCTGGTCAAGATTTACTCGATGGGCGGTATAAAGCAGACCATCACGCGTGAAGAACTGGTCGCACTCGGCAAACGTTTTGGTGTGACGCCGCTGGCAAGCGCACTGGCATTGTAA
- the fucO gene encoding lactaldehyde reductase, whose amino-acid sequence MSFMLALPKISLHGAGAIADMANLVANKQWGKALIVTDGQLVKLGLLDSLFAALDEHQMSYHLFDEVFPNPTEELVQKGFAAYQNAECDYIIAFGGGSPIDTAKAVKILTANPGPSTAYSGVGKVKNAGVPLVAINTTAGTAAEMTSNAVIIDSARKVKEVIIDPNIIPDIAVDDASVMLDIPASVTAATGMDALTHAVEAYVSVGAHPLTDANALEAIRLINLWLPKAVDDGHNLDAREQMAFGQYLAGMAFNSAGLGLVHALAHQPGATHNLPHGVCNAILLPVIENFNRPNAVARFARVAQAMGVDTRDMSDEAASMEAINAIRALSKRVGIPAGFSSLGVTKEDIEGWLDKALADPCAPCNPRTASRDEVRELYLEAL is encoded by the coding sequence ATGAGCTTTATGTTGGCACTGCCAAAAATTAGCCTGCATGGCGCCGGCGCGATTGCCGATATGGCGAACCTCGTGGCGAATAAACAATGGGGCAAAGCGCTGATCGTCACCGATGGTCAACTGGTAAAGCTGGGCCTGCTGGATAGCCTGTTTGCTGCGCTGGATGAACATCAGATGTCTTACCACCTGTTTGATGAGGTGTTTCCAAACCCGACGGAAGAGCTGGTGCAGAAAGGTTTCGCGGCGTATCAGAACGCAGAATGTGACTACATTATTGCCTTCGGTGGCGGTAGCCCGATCGATACGGCTAAAGCGGTGAAGATCCTGACCGCCAACCCCGGCCCTTCTACCGCTTACTCCGGCGTAGGCAAAGTGAAAAATGCAGGTGTACCGCTGGTCGCCATCAATACCACCGCCGGAACGGCAGCAGAGATGACCAGCAACGCGGTCATTATCGACTCTGCCCGTAAGGTCAAAGAGGTGATCATCGACCCGAATATCATCCCGGATATCGCCGTGGATGACGCCAGCGTCATGCTGGACATTCCGGCATCCGTCACCGCCGCAACCGGTATGGACGCCTTAACCCACGCGGTGGAAGCCTATGTTTCCGTTGGTGCGCATCCGCTCACCGACGCTAACGCGCTGGAAGCGATTCGCCTGATCAACCTGTGGCTACCAAAAGCGGTCGACGACGGTCATAATCTCGACGCTCGTGAGCAAATGGCGTTTGGTCAGTATCTGGCGGGGATGGCCTTTAACAGCGCTGGTCTCGGTCTGGTGCATGCTCTGGCGCACCAGCCGGGCGCAACCCATAATCTGCCACACGGCGTCTGCAACGCCATCCTGCTGCCGGTAATCGAAAACTTTAACCGTCCAAACGCCGTGGCGCGCTTTGCCCGCGTGGCGCAGGCGATGGGCGTCGATACCCGTGACATGAGCGATGAAGCGGCAAGTATGGAGGCCATCAACGCGATTCGTGCACTCAGCAAGCGTGTCGGTATTCCTGCGGGCTTTAGTTCACTTGGCGTGACGAAAGAGGATATTGAGGGCTGGCTGGATAAAGCGTTGGCCGATCCGTGTGCGCCGTGCAACCCGCGCACCGCCAGCCGCGACGAGGTCCGCGAGCTGTATCTGGAGGCGTTATGA
- the rhaM gene encoding L-rhamnose mutarotase, whose amino-acid sequence MIRKAFIMQVNADAHVEYQRRHNPIWPELETVLKEHGAHHYAIYLDQARNLLFATVEIESEERWNAVASTDVCQRWWKHMRDVMPTNPDNSPVSAELKEVFYLQ is encoded by the coding sequence ATGATTCGCAAGGCCTTTATAATGCAGGTGAATGCCGACGCGCACGTTGAGTACCAGCGTCGTCATAACCCCATCTGGCCAGAACTGGAAACAGTGCTGAAAGAACATGGCGCCCATCACTACGCGATTTATCTCGATCAGGCGCGCAATCTGCTGTTCGCCACCGTTGAGATTGAGTCCGAAGAACGCTGGAATGCCGTTGCCAGCACCGACGTTTGCCAACGTTGGTGGAAGCATATGCGCGACGTAATGCCGACCAACCCAGACAACAGTCCGGTCAGCGCAGAGCTAAAAGAAGTGTTTTATTTGCAGTAG